The following proteins are co-located in the Polystyrenella longa genome:
- a CDS encoding DinB family protein produces the protein MPINVSDQLSAHFRSYSTARLLDATRQVNRCLKILTKEQIWTRPNEVSNAVGNLVLHLTGNVNQWILTSLTAIPDQRDRPAEFNQRDPLPTEDIAAQLTNTVDSACRVIDRLEPERLIQGINIQGYDTTVLGAVYHVVEHFSLHTGQIVYATKLHINQDLSLYDEHGQRFDGNKPSAP, from the coding sequence ATGCCCATAAACGTATCCGACCAACTCTCCGCTCACTTTCGATCTTATTCCACAGCAAGACTGCTCGACGCCACCCGTCAAGTCAATCGCTGCCTCAAGATCTTAACGAAGGAGCAAATCTGGACGCGGCCCAACGAAGTCTCCAATGCCGTCGGTAACCTCGTTCTGCACCTGACAGGCAACGTCAACCAGTGGATCCTCACCTCATTAACGGCCATTCCTGATCAACGCGACCGTCCGGCCGAATTCAATCAACGCGATCCATTACCCACAGAAGATATCGCCGCCCAACTCACCAATACTGTCGATTCCGCCTGTCGAGTCATCGATCGACTCGAACCCGAGCGCCTGATCCAGGGAATTAACATCCAAGGCTACGACACCACCGTTCTCGGTGCCGTCTATCATGTCGTCGAACACTTTTCGCTGCACACCGGCCAAATCGTCTATGCCACCAAGCTACACATCAATCAGGACCTCAGCCTCTACGATGAACACGGTCAACGCTTCGACGGCAACAAACCCAGCGCCCCGTAA
- a CDS encoding phage major capsid protein: protein MQGTNIRGLIESHGAEGFYHQVCRLLNEGQLHVHNFSYHELAEACGVLPELNRLAMAAEPVGSVKQALQESAPGVGTNLFQVVTGELIGRKVIEGYEDESGFIGDKLVTVLPSRYRNQKLAGFRALAGPTAVSEGHPYEESTFEEKYVTSLEAKQGRVLSITEELIAFDQTGEINRRAMALGYYLRQERERTIVRAVTDADASAGRYVYRPNGSGMALYKTDGSHRNWVGAGNTTSASFSNAVPLADWTDVDAVMSYRATEVIDDRIDGTQRPIIAPAKQMLVPESLRGTARSVVNSTEVTVISGDNETRMANPIQGTMEVLSSPFIDEQGGGALSDWYVGDFRRQFVWTEIWPVQTFLQRAESEAAFERDVVLRIKARYFGGISAVDTAYVTKVDGV from the coding sequence ATGCAGGGAACGAATATTAGAGGCTTGATTGAATCGCATGGTGCGGAAGGCTTTTATCATCAGGTGTGCCGACTCCTGAATGAGGGGCAATTGCATGTCCACAATTTCAGTTATCACGAACTGGCCGAAGCTTGTGGAGTGTTGCCGGAACTTAATCGGTTGGCGATGGCGGCGGAGCCTGTCGGAAGTGTGAAGCAGGCTTTGCAGGAATCGGCACCGGGTGTGGGAACGAACTTGTTCCAGGTGGTGACAGGGGAACTGATTGGCCGGAAGGTGATTGAAGGATATGAGGACGAAAGTGGTTTTATTGGTGACAAACTGGTGACGGTGTTGCCGAGTCGGTACCGGAATCAGAAGTTGGCCGGGTTTCGGGCACTTGCCGGTCCGACGGCGGTCTCGGAAGGTCATCCTTATGAGGAGTCGACCTTCGAAGAAAAGTATGTGACGAGCTTGGAAGCGAAGCAAGGTCGGGTTCTGTCCATCACGGAGGAGTTGATTGCGTTCGATCAGACTGGGGAGATTAACCGGCGGGCGATGGCACTCGGGTATTACCTGCGACAGGAACGGGAGCGGACGATTGTTCGGGCGGTGACGGATGCCGATGCGAGTGCGGGACGGTATGTGTATCGTCCGAATGGATCGGGCATGGCGCTTTATAAAACGGACGGTTCTCATCGCAACTGGGTCGGGGCTGGTAATACGACGTCGGCGAGTTTCTCGAATGCGGTTCCGCTAGCCGATTGGACTGATGTGGATGCGGTCATGTCTTATCGAGCGACGGAAGTCATTGATGACCGGATTGATGGGACACAGCGTCCGATTATTGCACCGGCGAAGCAGATGCTGGTACCGGAAAGTTTGCGGGGAACGGCACGTAGTGTGGTGAACTCCACCGAGGTGACGGTTATCTCGGGGGACAATGAAACTCGGATGGCGAACCCAATCCAGGGAACAATGGAAGTGCTGAGTTCCCCCTTTATTGATGAGCAGGGGGGTGGGGCGCTGAGTGACTGGTATGTGGGTGACTTCCGGCGGCAGTTTGTATGGACAGAAATCTGGCCAGTGCAAACCTTCCTGCAGCGAGCGGAAAGTGAAGCGGCATTTGAACGCGATGTCGTCTTGCGGATTAAGGCACGTTACTTCGGCGGCATCTCGGCGGTAGACACGGCTTATGTGACCAAAGTGGATGGCGTGTAA